From a single Mycolicibacterium mengxianglii genomic region:
- a CDS encoding MarR family winged helix-turn-helix transcriptional regulator, whose protein sequence is MWLTTDQQRVWRSYLTMVTAFQRAMNRQLQADCGITLGDYDILVALSERGTLRVFELSETLAWEQSRLSHQLRRMRDRGLITREGSNEDRRGATVSLTPAGRAALEAAAPGHVALVQSVMFDGVGVDELRVLERWTTTALSRLAVSYQSDSS, encoded by the coding sequence ATGTGGCTCACCACCGACCAGCAACGGGTGTGGCGTTCCTATCTGACCATGGTCACCGCCTTCCAACGCGCGATGAACCGCCAGCTGCAGGCCGACTGCGGCATCACCCTCGGTGACTACGACATCCTGGTGGCGCTGTCGGAACGCGGCACCCTGCGAGTGTTCGAACTCAGCGAGACCCTGGCGTGGGAGCAGAGCAGGCTCTCGCATCAGCTGCGCCGCATGCGGGACCGGGGCCTGATCACCCGGGAGGGCAGCAATGAGGACCGCCGCGGCGCGACCGTATCGCTGACCCCCGCCGGGCGGGCCGCGTTGGAAGCCGCCGCCCCCGGCCACGTCGCACTGGTTCAGTCAGTGATGTTCGACGGTGTCGGGGTCGACGAACTCCGCGTGCTGGAGCGCTGGACCACCACCGCGTTGAGCCGGTTGGCCGTGAGCTACCAGTCCGACTCGTCGTAG
- a CDS encoding NDMA-dependent alcohol dehydrogenase, giving the protein MKTKGALLWELNSPFRIDEIDLGDPVADEVQIRMHAAGMCHSDYHLTTGATPIALPALGGHEGAGVITKVGKNVQGLAEGDHVLLAFIPACGECPPCLRGFRSLCDRGALLLGGKAIADGSARVHAGSHEVSPMNLLGTFAPYMTVHKDSVVKIDSDIPFETAAIMGCALPTGFGSATNVAEVQPGETVIVVGVGGIGMSALQGAALSGARHVIAIDPVEFKREQAIKFGATHVYPTMAEAIMPIMELTYGIMAQKTIIAVGEIRGEMIEEAMTLTAKTGTCVVTGMGSMFDADVKLNLFLFTMLQKTLKGNIFGGGSSHIETPRLIGLYKSGLLKVDEMVTKTYRLEDINQGYQDMLDGKNIRGVITYDESDW; this is encoded by the coding sequence ATGAAGACCAAGGGCGCACTGCTGTGGGAGTTGAACTCCCCGTTCCGCATCGATGAGATCGACCTCGGCGACCCGGTGGCCGATGAAGTGCAGATCCGGATGCACGCCGCCGGGATGTGCCATTCCGACTATCACCTGACCACCGGTGCGACCCCGATCGCCCTGCCCGCTCTGGGCGGCCACGAGGGCGCCGGCGTCATCACCAAGGTCGGCAAGAACGTGCAGGGCCTCGCCGAGGGCGATCACGTCCTCCTGGCGTTCATCCCCGCCTGCGGCGAGTGTCCGCCCTGTCTTAGGGGTTTCCGGTCCCTGTGCGACCGAGGGGCGCTGCTACTCGGCGGCAAGGCCATCGCCGACGGCTCCGCCAGGGTGCACGCCGGTTCGCATGAGGTGTCCCCGATGAACCTGCTCGGCACCTTCGCTCCGTACATGACCGTGCACAAGGATTCCGTGGTCAAGATCGATTCGGACATCCCCTTCGAGACCGCCGCCATCATGGGTTGCGCGCTGCCCACCGGGTTCGGATCGGCCACCAACGTCGCCGAGGTCCAACCCGGCGAGACCGTGATCGTGGTCGGCGTGGGAGGTATCGGGATGAGCGCACTGCAGGGGGCGGCGCTCTCCGGTGCCCGCCATGTGATCGCCATCGATCCGGTGGAGTTCAAGCGCGAGCAGGCGATCAAATTCGGCGCCACCCACGTCTACCCGACGATGGCCGAGGCGATCATGCCGATCATGGAACTGACCTACGGGATCATGGCGCAGAAGACCATCATCGCCGTCGGCGAGATCCGCGGGGAGATGATCGAAGAGGCGATGACGCTGACCGCCAAGACCGGCACCTGTGTGGTGACGGGTATGGGGTCGATGTTCGACGCCGACGTCAAGCTCAACCTGTTCCTGTTCACCATGCTGCAGAAGACGTTGAAGGGCAACATCTTCGGTGGCGGCAGCAGCCATATCGAAACCCCGCGGCTGATCGGACTCTACAAATCCGGACTGCTGAAGGTCGATGAGATGGTCACCAAGACCTACCGCCTCGAGGACATCAACCAGGGTTACCAGGACATGTTGGACGGCAAGAACATTCGCGGTGTGATCACCTACGACGAGTCGGACTGGTAG
- a CDS encoding L-lactate dehydrogenase: MSEPVGGKVAIVGAGSVGTATAYACLIRGSANSIALYDTNTPKVRAEVLDLSHGRQFAPHCVISGGDDIDATAGSNVVIVTAGAKQQPGQTRLELAATNVAIAVELTPQLVARSPGAVIVYVTNPVDLVTYAAAQSVDLPVGRIFGSGTVLDSSRFRFLIAERAGVAVGNVHGFIVGEHGDSEIPLWSSVTVGSVPIGQFDVDGVHVFDEATREAISYDVVNAAYEVIAGKGATNLAIGLSTARIIEAILGDQHRVLPVSTLQSGTHGLNDVCLSLPTVVTAAGAGRVLDVPLDESELAGLQASAATLTDAWKSIAP, from the coding sequence ATGAGCGAACCAGTCGGCGGGAAGGTCGCCATCGTCGGCGCCGGCAGTGTCGGGACGGCCACTGCATACGCGTGCCTGATCCGCGGCTCGGCAAACTCCATTGCGCTCTACGACACCAACACCCCGAAGGTCAGGGCCGAAGTGCTCGACCTCAGCCACGGCAGGCAGTTCGCCCCCCACTGTGTGATCTCCGGCGGTGACGACATCGACGCGACCGCGGGCTCGAACGTCGTGATCGTGACCGCGGGCGCCAAACAGCAGCCCGGGCAGACCCGGCTCGAGCTGGCGGCCACCAATGTCGCCATCGCCGTCGAGCTCACCCCCCAACTGGTGGCGCGCTCACCCGGGGCCGTGATCGTCTACGTCACCAACCCCGTCGACCTGGTGACCTACGCGGCGGCGCAGTCGGTGGATCTGCCTGTGGGCAGGATCTTCGGTTCAGGCACGGTGTTGGACTCCAGCCGATTCCGCTTCCTCATCGCCGAGCGTGCCGGAGTGGCCGTGGGCAACGTGCACGGCTTCATTGTCGGTGAGCACGGTGATTCGGAGATCCCGCTGTGGTCGAGCGTCACCGTCGGCTCGGTCCCGATCGGGCAATTCGACGTCGACGGTGTGCACGTCTTCGACGAAGCCACCCGCGAGGCGATCTCCTACGACGTCGTCAACGCGGCCTACGAGGTCATCGCGGGTAAAGGGGCCACCAACCTGGCCATCGGGTTGTCCACAGCCCGCATCATCGAGGCGATCCTCGGTGACCAGCACCGGGTCTTGCCGGTATCCACACTGCAATCGGGCACACACGGACTCAACGATGTCTGCCTGTCGCTGCCGACGGTGGTCACGGCCGCGGGCGCCGGGCGGGTACTGGACGTGCCGCTGGACGAATCCGAACTGGCGGGATTGCAGGCCTCCGCGGCGACGCTGACCGACGCCTGGAAATCCATCGCGCCCTGA
- a CDS encoding sigma-70 family RNA polymerase sigma factor, with product MSVLAPRLGDGSSADGPDAFLADAQRYRRELLAHCYRMTGSLHDAEDLVQETYLRAWKAYDRFEGKSSIRTWLHRIATNTCLTALEGRQRRPLPTGLGAPASEPADELHARTEVPWLEPLPDVSGDDPADPSVIVSSRESVRLAFVAALQHLSPRQRAVLVLRDVLQWKAAEVATALDTSTTAVNSLLQRARAQLDEVGPSRDDTIATPESPEAKELLDRYIAAFEAYDINALVQLFTADAVWEMPPFDSWYVGPEAIGALTREKCPAEKAGDMKFVRTIANGQPAAAMYMRSPRPDGDRHLPFQLHVLDISPGGVSHVVAFLDTSVFPKFGLPAAL from the coding sequence GTGAGCGTCCTCGCACCACGGCTGGGCGACGGTAGCAGCGCAGACGGCCCAGATGCCTTCCTGGCTGATGCGCAACGGTATCGACGCGAACTGCTGGCGCACTGCTACCGGATGACGGGCTCCCTGCACGACGCCGAAGATCTGGTCCAGGAGACCTACCTGCGGGCGTGGAAGGCCTACGACCGTTTCGAGGGCAAGTCGTCGATCCGGACCTGGCTGCATCGCATCGCCACCAACACCTGCCTGACCGCGCTCGAAGGTCGCCAGCGACGGCCACTGCCCACCGGCTTGGGCGCCCCGGCATCCGAACCGGCCGACGAGCTGCACGCCCGCACCGAGGTGCCCTGGCTGGAGCCGCTGCCCGATGTCAGCGGTGACGATCCAGCCGACCCGTCCGTCATCGTCAGCTCCCGGGAATCGGTGCGGCTGGCGTTCGTCGCCGCGCTCCAGCACCTGTCGCCACGGCAGCGCGCGGTGCTCGTCCTGCGTGACGTGTTGCAGTGGAAGGCCGCCGAGGTTGCCACCGCCCTGGACACCAGCACCACCGCGGTGAACAGCCTCCTGCAGCGTGCCCGCGCCCAGCTCGACGAGGTCGGCCCCAGCAGGGACGACACGATTGCGACGCCGGAGTCACCCGAGGCCAAGGAGCTGCTGGACCGCTACATCGCGGCGTTCGAGGCCTACGACATCAACGCACTGGTGCAGCTGTTCACCGCTGACGCGGTCTGGGAGATGCCACCGTTCGACAGCTGGTACGTGGGTCCGGAAGCCATCGGTGCGCTGACGCGCGAAAAATGCCCGGCGGAGAAGGCCGGTGACATGAAGTTCGTCCGCACCATCGCCAACGGTCAGCCCGCAGCGGCGATGTACATGCGCTCACCCCGTCCGGACGGCGACCGGCATCTGCCCTTCCAGCTGCACGTGCTCGACATCAGCCCCGGCGGGGTGTCCCACGTCGTGGCGTTTCTGGACACCTCGGTGTTCCCCAAGTTCGGGCTCCCCGCGGCGCTGTAG
- a CDS encoding alpha/beta hydrolase: MATTRTEHTFTGVGEVKIVYDTWTPEGAPRAVVVLAHGFGEHARRYDHVAQRLGDAGLVTYALDHRGHGRSGGKRVYLKDLSEYTDDFATLVDIAHREHPELPLVVLGHSMGGAIVYAYGTDHPADYDLMVLSGPAIAASASVSRLLAAVGKAVGAVLPGVPVQELDAAAVSRDPAVVAAYRADPLVHQGKVPAGVARALLRVADTMAQRANGFTKPLLVVHGAQDTLVPASGSERLVECAASDDVHLKIYPELYHEVFNEPERDRVLDDVVSWIEARL; encoded by the coding sequence ATGGCCACAACCCGGACGGAACACACGTTCACCGGCGTCGGCGAGGTGAAAATCGTCTATGACACCTGGACCCCCGAGGGCGCTCCCCGCGCGGTGGTCGTGTTGGCGCACGGCTTCGGCGAACATGCCCGGCGCTACGACCACGTGGCGCAGCGGCTCGGCGACGCCGGTCTGGTGACCTATGCGCTCGACCACCGCGGGCACGGCCGCTCCGGCGGCAAACGCGTGTATCTCAAGGACCTCAGCGAGTACACCGACGACTTCGCCACCCTGGTCGACATCGCGCACCGGGAACACCCGGAGCTGCCGTTGGTGGTCCTGGGCCACAGCATGGGCGGTGCGATCGTGTACGCCTACGGCACCGATCACCCCGCCGATTACGACCTGATGGTGCTCTCCGGCCCGGCCATCGCGGCCTCGGCGTCGGTGTCGCGGTTGCTCGCCGCTGTCGGCAAGGCGGTGGGTGCGGTACTGCCGGGGGTGCCGGTCCAGGAGTTGGACGCCGCCGCGGTATCCCGTGATCCGGCCGTCGTGGCCGCTTATCGCGCGGACCCGCTGGTGCACCAGGGCAAGGTGCCCGCGGGGGTGGCACGCGCTCTCCTGCGTGTCGCCGACACCATGGCCCAGCGGGCCAACGGATTCACCAAGCCGCTGTTGGTGGTCCACGGTGCACAGGACACCTTGGTGCCGGCCTCGGGCAGTGAGCGGCTGGTCGAGTGCGCAGCCTCCGATGACGTGCATCTCAAGATCTACCCCGAGCTCTACCACGAGGTGTTCAACGAGCCCGAACGTGACCGGGTGCTCGACGACGTGGTGTCCTGGATCGAGGCCCGATTGTGA
- a CDS encoding NADP-dependent oxidoreductase, which yields MTRTVVATAYGGPEVLALQNVELPPPSPEQVLVTVRAAAANPIDYKLYSGAMGDNPAALPLPIGMEISGVVAEAPGRAVGYTGPLQVGDEVIATGIRGSGYADQVLVDAADVGHKPATLSFEEAAGLLLAGATAWHLLMKTEVGSADTVLIHGAGGGVGLMAVQLAVLRGATVIATASSARHDQLRRLGAQPVEYGAGLADRVRQLGRVTAALDLVGTDEALDVSVELVPDRARIATITGFGRAGELGIAALTGAGDGQAIRNAARPELIKLAAAGELKVAVDKVFPLEQAADAHRYLQSGHARGKVVLVP from the coding sequence ATGACGCGAACGGTGGTCGCAACGGCGTACGGCGGTCCGGAAGTGCTTGCGTTACAGAATGTCGAGCTGCCGCCGCCATCGCCGGAGCAGGTCCTGGTCACCGTCCGGGCGGCCGCGGCCAACCCGATCGACTACAAGTTGTACAGCGGAGCCATGGGCGACAATCCGGCGGCCCTGCCGCTGCCTATCGGCATGGAGATCTCCGGGGTGGTGGCCGAAGCGCCCGGCCGCGCCGTGGGTTACACCGGACCCCTGCAGGTCGGTGACGAGGTGATCGCCACCGGGATCCGCGGTAGTGGTTACGCCGACCAGGTGCTCGTCGACGCCGCCGATGTCGGCCACAAGCCGGCCACGCTGTCCTTCGAGGAGGCCGCGGGTCTGCTGTTGGCGGGCGCCACCGCCTGGCACCTGTTGATGAAAACCGAGGTGGGGAGCGCCGACACCGTGCTGATCCACGGAGCCGGCGGCGGCGTGGGACTGATGGCGGTGCAATTGGCCGTCCTACGGGGCGCCACGGTGATCGCCACCGCCAGCTCCGCCCGCCACGACCAGCTGCGGCGCCTGGGCGCTCAACCTGTCGAATACGGCGCCGGCCTCGCCGACCGGGTGCGCCAACTCGGCCGCGTCACTGCCGCGCTCGATCTCGTCGGCACCGACGAAGCACTCGATGTATCAGTGGAATTGGTGCCCGACCGCGCGCGCATCGCCACCATCACCGGGTTCGGTCGCGCCGGGGAACTCGGTATCGCCGCGCTGACCGGCGCCGGCGACGGGCAGGCGATCCGCAACGCCGCGCGCCCCGAGTTGATCAAACTCGCCGCGGCCGGTGAGTTGAAGGTCGCGGTGGACAAGGTGTTTCCACTGGAGCAGGCCGCCGACGCCCACCGCTATCTGCAGAGCGGACACGCCCGCGGAAAAGTCGTACTGGTTCCCTAG
- a CDS encoding DUF2786 domain-containing protein yields the protein MTDDKMLARIAALLRQAEGTDNSHEADAFMAAAQRLATATSIDLAVARSHSAKREAAQAPTQRTVTIGEPGTKGLRTYVQLFAVIAAANDVRCDVASNSALVYAYGFTEDIDTTHALYASLVVQMVRASDAYIASGAHRPTPTITARLNFQLAFGARVGQRLAEARDEAQREVANDSQRAAGTAVALRDKEIELQDHYRTASQARGTWRATRASAGYSSAARRAGDRAGRRARLGNSPELPGARRPLDR from the coding sequence ATGACCGATGACAAGATGCTTGCCCGCATCGCGGCTCTGCTACGCCAGGCCGAGGGCACCGACAACAGCCACGAGGCCGACGCGTTCATGGCAGCCGCGCAGCGACTGGCCACCGCCACCTCGATCGACCTGGCGGTGGCGCGTTCGCATTCCGCCAAACGTGAAGCGGCACAGGCGCCGACGCAGCGGACCGTCACCATCGGCGAGCCCGGAACCAAGGGGCTGCGGACGTATGTGCAGCTGTTCGCCGTGATCGCCGCAGCCAACGATGTGCGCTGTGACGTGGCGTCGAATTCGGCGCTCGTCTACGCCTACGGCTTCACCGAGGACATCGACACCACCCACGCGTTGTATGCCAGCCTGGTGGTGCAGATGGTGCGCGCCTCGGACGCCTACATCGCCTCGGGTGCTCACCGTCCCACCCCCACCATCACCGCCCGGCTGAATTTTCAGCTCGCGTTCGGCGCCCGGGTCGGGCAGCGCCTCGCCGAGGCCCGCGACGAGGCGCAGCGTGAGGTCGCCAACGACAGCCAGCGTGCGGCCGGCACCGCAGTGGCGTTGCGCGACAAGGAAATCGAGCTGCAGGATCATTACCGCACCGCGTCGCAGGCACGTGGCACCTGGCGGGCCACCCGGGCGTCGGCAGGGTATTCCTCGGCGGCGCGCCGGGCCGGTGACCGGGCCGGCCGCCGCGCCCGGCTGGGCAACAGCCCGGAACTGCCCGGTGCCCGCAGACCGTTGGACCGGTGA
- a CDS encoding TIGR04338 family metallohydrolase: protein MSERDAQRSKVYGAEEFARTLFDRAAEHGSGVVDFFGTALTLPPEARFGSMAAVQRYVDQVLALPTVRARWPGLRPLTVRPRRGAKAAHYEVRDGDGVIAVPQSSTQWALRELVVLHEMAHHMCTTEPAHGPEFASTFSELAETVMGPEAGLVLRVLYDKHGVRLR from the coding sequence GTGAGCGAACGCGACGCACAACGCTCCAAGGTCTACGGCGCCGAGGAGTTCGCGCGGACCCTGTTCGACCGTGCCGCTGAACACGGCTCGGGTGTGGTGGACTTCTTCGGCACCGCGCTGACCCTGCCGCCCGAAGCGCGCTTCGGTTCGATGGCGGCCGTGCAGCGCTACGTCGACCAGGTGCTGGCGCTGCCCACGGTCAGAGCGCGCTGGCCCGGGCTGCGCCCGCTGACGGTGCGACCCCGGCGCGGCGCCAAGGCCGCCCACTACGAGGTCCGCGACGGCGACGGTGTGATCGCGGTTCCGCAGAGCTCCACCCAGTGGGCGCTGCGTGAGCTCGTCGTCCTGCACGAGATGGCCCACCACATGTGCACCACCGAACCCGCGCACGGCCCCGAGTTCGCCTCGACCTTCAGCGAACTGGCCGAGACGGTGATGGGGCCGGAGGCCGGGCTTGTGCTGCGGGTGCTGTACGACAAGCACGGGGTCCGGTTACGGTGA
- a CDS encoding O-methyltransferase: MSPQASPKVVDDMLNRVVLADDPVLAAALSDSTAAGLPPIEVSPQSAQLLGLLVRIAGARRVLEIGTLGGYSTICLARAVGPEGSVVTLEYEPRHAEIAAANLTRAGVADRVQIVVGAALDTLPTLTGEFDFVFIDADKENNSAYVQAAVDLGHPGTVIVVDNIIRNGRVLEPAADDTQAVAVRDMLTMMGEHPHLDTAAIQTVGAKGWDGFALALVT; this comes from the coding sequence GTGAGTCCGCAAGCCTCCCCGAAAGTCGTTGACGACATGCTGAACCGGGTCGTGCTGGCCGATGACCCGGTGCTGGCGGCCGCGTTGTCCGACAGCACGGCGGCCGGCCTGCCGCCGATCGAGGTATCACCGCAGAGTGCCCAGCTGCTGGGCCTGCTGGTGCGGATCGCCGGGGCGCGGCGGGTCCTCGAAATCGGCACCCTCGGTGGCTACAGCACCATCTGCCTGGCGCGGGCGGTGGGGCCCGAGGGCAGTGTCGTCACCTTGGAGTACGAGCCGCGGCACGCCGAGATCGCCGCCGCGAACCTGACCCGTGCCGGAGTGGCCGACCGGGTGCAGATCGTCGTCGGCGCGGCGCTGGACACGTTGCCCACCTTGACCGGTGAATTCGACTTCGTGTTCATCGACGCCGACAAGGAGAACAACTCCGCCTACGTGCAGGCAGCCGTCGACCTGGGGCACCCCGGCACAGTCATCGTGGTGGACAACATCATTCGCAACGGCCGCGTCCTCGAACCGGCCGCGGACGACACCCAGGCCGTCGCCGTCCGGGACATGCTCACCATGATGGGCGAGCACCCGCACCTGGACACGGCCGCGATCCAGACCGTCGGCGCCAAGGGATGGGACGGCTTCGCGCTGGCGCTGGTCACATAG
- a CDS encoding NtaA/DmoA family FMN-dependent monooxygenase (This protein belongs to a clade of FMN-dependent monooxygenases, within a broader family of flavin-dependent oxidoreductases, the luciferase-like monooxygenase (LMM) family, some of whose members use coenzyme F420 rather than FMN.) yields MTDKFHLGWFLNFTADEWNGTWGDGGRDFTGDFYVEVAKALERAKFDYVLIEDKLMVSTAFGGTMEYDLKHGVNPKHDPVPLAVLMAAATSRLGVVPTMSTSFYPPFLLARLCSTVDHIARGRFGWNVVTSAEDRSAQNFGLDKLYEHDERYARAAEYLEVVTRLWESWEPDAIERDYETGTYANYQKVNTIDFEGKYYKSRGPLNTAPSPQYRPTIAQAGASPPGRELAAQHADTIVTPANDVDAMKAYRDDIHARMKANGRDPSHCKVLYLVSPVVADTHEEALAKRERWFTDPLYVEYMLAEISSITEIDFKQFDLDKPVPEVWTNGERGALESFLSGGKDKTLRELVTGSGFSSNIPFVGTPDEVADEMGEVMAEVGGDGFLITSPVMRLNRRYVTEITDGLVPALQRRGLTRTEYSTSMLREHLREF; encoded by the coding sequence GTGACGGACAAATTCCATCTGGGCTGGTTTCTCAATTTCACCGCCGACGAGTGGAACGGCACCTGGGGCGACGGCGGGCGCGACTTCACCGGCGACTTCTACGTCGAGGTCGCCAAAGCCCTCGAGCGCGCCAAATTCGACTACGTGCTGATCGAGGACAAGCTCATGGTCTCCACCGCCTTCGGCGGCACCATGGAGTACGACCTCAAACACGGCGTGAACCCCAAACACGATCCGGTGCCGCTGGCGGTGCTGATGGCCGCGGCGACCAGCCGACTCGGTGTCGTACCGACGATGTCGACTAGCTTCTACCCACCGTTCCTGCTGGCCCGGCTGTGCAGCACCGTCGACCACATCGCCCGCGGCCGGTTCGGCTGGAACGTCGTCACCTCCGCCGAAGACCGCTCGGCGCAGAACTTCGGCCTGGACAAGCTCTACGAGCACGACGAGCGCTACGCCCGCGCCGCCGAGTACCTCGAGGTGGTCACCAGGCTGTGGGAGTCGTGGGAACCCGATGCCATCGAACGGGACTACGAGACCGGGACCTACGCCAATTACCAGAAGGTCAACACGATCGACTTCGAAGGCAAGTACTACAAGTCCCGCGGGCCCCTGAACACCGCCCCGTCCCCGCAGTACCGGCCCACCATCGCCCAGGCCGGCGCGTCTCCCCCAGGGCGCGAGCTGGCCGCCCAGCACGCCGACACGATCGTCACTCCCGCCAACGATGTCGACGCGATGAAGGCCTACCGCGACGACATCCACGCCCGGATGAAGGCCAACGGCCGCGACCCCTCCCACTGCAAGGTGCTGTACCTGGTGTCGCCGGTCGTTGCCGACACCCACGAGGAGGCGCTGGCCAAGCGGGAACGCTGGTTCACCGACCCCCTCTACGTGGAGTACATGCTGGCCGAGATCTCCTCGATCACCGAAATCGACTTCAAACAGTTCGATCTCGACAAACCCGTGCCCGAGGTGTGGACCAACGGGGAACGCGGCGCCCTGGAGAGTTTCCTGTCCGGCGGCAAGGACAAGACGCTGCGCGAGCTCGTCACCGGCAGCGGATTTTCCAGCAACATCCCGTTCGTCGGCACGCCCGATGAGGTCGCCGACGAGATGGGTGAGGTGATGGCCGAAGTCGGCGGCGACGGCTTCCTGATCACCAGCCCGGTGATGCGGCTCAACCGCCGCTACGTCACCGAGATCACCGACGGCCTGGTGCCGGCCCTGCAGCGGCGCGGGTTGACCCGCACGGAGTACAGCACCAGCATGCTGCGGGAGCACCTGCGCGAGTTCTGA
- the ilvD gene encoding dihydroxy-acid dehydratase, with translation MPEETTPDIKPRSRDVTDGLEKTAARGMLRAVGMKDEDFAKPQIGVGSSWNEITPCNLSLDRLAKAVKVGVFEAGGFPMEFGTISVSDGISMGHEGMHFSLVSREVIADSVETVMMAERLDGSVLLAGCDKSLPGMLMAAARLDLASVFLYAGSTLPGHAKLSDGTEKDVTIIDAFEAVGACARGLMSREDVDTIERAICPGEGACGGMYTANTMASAAEALGMSLPGSAAPPAPDRRRDGFAKQSGAAVVELLRRGITARDIMTKEAFENAIAVVMAFGGSTNAVLHLLAIAWEANVKLSLEDFTRVGAKVPHLADVKPFGAYVMNDVDRIGGVPVVMKALLDAGLLHGDCLTVTGKTMAENLAHIAPPDPDGKVLRALSEPIHPTGGITILHGSLAPEGAVVKSAGFDSDVFEGTARVFERERAALDALEDGTITSGDVVVIRYEGPKGGPGMREMLAITGAIKGAGLGKDVLLMTDGRFSGGTTGLCVGHVAPEAVDGGPIAFLRDGDRIRLDVGQGTLDVLVDADEFDSRKAGFEPLPPVYTTGVLAKYTKLVHSAATGAICS, from the coding sequence ATGCCCGAAGAGACCACCCCCGACATCAAGCCGCGCAGCCGCGACGTCACCGACGGCCTGGAGAAGACCGCTGCCCGCGGGATGCTGCGGGCGGTAGGGATGAAGGACGAAGACTTCGCCAAGCCCCAGATCGGCGTCGGCTCGTCCTGGAACGAGATCACCCCGTGCAACCTGTCGCTGGACCGCCTGGCCAAGGCCGTCAAAGTGGGCGTGTTCGAGGCCGGCGGGTTCCCGATGGAATTCGGCACCATCTCCGTCTCCGACGGGATCTCGATGGGCCACGAGGGGATGCACTTCTCGCTGGTCAGCCGTGAGGTCATCGCCGATAGTGTCGAGACCGTCATGATGGCCGAGCGCCTCGACGGCTCGGTGCTGCTGGCCGGCTGCGACAAGTCCTTGCCGGGCATGCTGATGGCCGCGGCCCGCCTCGACCTGGCCAGCGTGTTCCTCTACGCCGGCTCGACGCTGCCCGGGCATGCCAAGCTGTCCGACGGCACCGAGAAGGACGTCACCATCATCGACGCGTTCGAGGCGGTCGGCGCCTGCGCCCGCGGGCTGATGTCCCGCGAGGACGTCGACACCATCGAGCGCGCCATCTGTCCGGGCGAAGGCGCCTGTGGCGGCATGTACACCGCCAACACCATGGCTTCGGCCGCTGAAGCGCTGGGGATGTCGCTGCCCGGCTCGGCCGCTCCCCCGGCTCCTGACCGCCGCCGTGACGGGTTCGCCAAGCAGAGCGGCGCGGCCGTCGTGGAACTGCTGCGCCGCGGCATCACCGCGCGCGACATCATGACCAAGGAGGCGTTCGAGAACGCGATCGCTGTGGTGATGGCGTTCGGTGGGTCCACCAACGCGGTGCTGCACCTGCTGGCCATCGCCTGGGAAGCCAACGTGAAGCTGAGCCTCGAGGACTTCACCCGGGTGGGAGCGAAGGTCCCGCACCTGGCCGACGTGAAACCGTTCGGCGCCTACGTGATGAACGACGTCGACCGCATCGGCGGCGTGCCGGTGGTCATGAAAGCGCTGCTGGATGCGGGTCTGCTGCACGGTGACTGCCTGACGGTGACCGGCAAGACGATGGCCGAGAACCTCGCCCATATCGCTCCTCCGGATCCGGACGGCAAGGTGTTGCGCGCGCTCTCGGAGCCGATCCACCCGACCGGCGGTATCACGATCCTGCACGGCTCGCTGGCCCCCGAGGGGGCGGTGGTGAAGTCCGCCGGTTTCGACTCCGACGTATTCGAAGGCACCGCAAGGGTTTTCGAGCGCGAGCGGGCAGCGCTGGACGCGCTGGAGGACGGCACCATCACCAGCGGGGACGTCGTGGTCATCCGCTACGAAGGCCCCAAGGGCGGCCCGGGGATGCGCGAGATGCTGGCGATCACCGGCGCGATCAAGGGCGCGGGCCTGGGCAAAGACGTGCTGCTGATGACCGACGGCCGGTTCTCCGGTGGCACCACCGGACTGTGTGTCGGGCACGTCGCCCCCGAAGCCGTCGACGGTGGGCCGATCGCCTTCCTGCGCGACGGTGACAGGATCCGCCTCGACGTCGGCCAGGGCACTCTCGACGTGCTGGTCGACGCCGACGAATTCGATTCTCGCAAGGCAGGTTTCGAGCCGTTGCCGCCCGTGTACACCACCGGCGTACTCGCCAAGTACACCAAGCTGGTGCACTCTGCGGCCACCGGCGCCATCTGTTCCTAG